One region of Cobetia sp. cqz5-12 genomic DNA includes:
- a CDS encoding phage holin, lambda family, protein MHDDDHEPADMPHRDPSTWQMLLEWLQPYQANLYAAGLSFAIALLRGLHAGGRFYKSLLEATLVGGLTLALKPLLDWGGLDQDMAVAIGAAIAFLGVEWLRAKSDAIFDKVLGRWLH, encoded by the coding sequence ATGCATGATGACGACCACGAGCCCGCCGATATGCCACACCGCGATCCATCGACATGGCAGATGCTGCTGGAGTGGCTACAGCCGTATCAAGCCAACCTCTATGCAGCGGGGCTGTCATTCGCGATCGCACTGCTGCGCGGCCTGCATGCTGGTGGCCGCTTCTACAAGTCATTGCTCGAGGCGACCCTGGTAGGTGGCCTGACATTGGCGCTCAAGCCGCTGCTGGACTGGGGCGGCTTGGATCAGGACATGGCCGTGGCCATCGGGGCTGCGATCGCTTTCCTCGGTGTCGAGTGGCTGCGTGCCAAGTCTGACGCCATCTTCGATAAGGTGCTGGGACGATGGCTGCACTGA
- a CDS encoding KilA-N domain-containing protein, producing the protein MTNVIPFDYEGQSVRFNTDCWINATDIGKRFGKRPAKWLELPRTQSYIAALARAMGRTDVRKSDFGLVITRRGGLLQGTWLHPKLAVAFARWLDDDFAAWCDLRIDALMRGELSAMQEFEKACRALDDQNAKGSLAGRELASHRWVKPALESRADYWRQELQMALPIDS; encoded by the coding sequence ATGACAAACGTTATTCCATTCGATTACGAAGGCCAGTCGGTCCGCTTCAACACAGATTGCTGGATCAATGCTACTGACATTGGCAAGCGCTTTGGCAAGAGACCGGCCAAATGGCTGGAGCTTCCGCGAACCCAAAGCTATATCGCTGCCTTGGCTAGAGCGATGGGGAGGACCGATGTCCGAAAATCGGACTTCGGTCTCGTGATCACCCGAAGAGGCGGCTTGCTACAAGGCACATGGCTGCATCCCAAGCTAGCGGTGGCCTTCGCGCGATGGCTGGATGATGACTTTGCCGCATGGTGTGACCTACGCATCGATGCGTTGATGCGCGGTGAGCTGAGCGCTATGCAAGAGTTCGAGAAGGCCTGTCGCGCACTGGATGACCAGAATGCCAAGGGCAGCCTTGCCGGTCGCGAGCTGGCCAGCCATCGGTGGGTCAAGCCGGCGCTGGAGTCTCGCGCTGACTACTGGCGGCAAGAGCTCCAGATGGCGTTACCCATCGACTCATGA
- a CDS encoding DUF2188 domain-containing protein, with translation MMLELYLYRCTDGWAVRRELEDMPHKTFKQEAEAREYAETLAHIKGYKLYVIRDGGTGRDRVL, from the coding sequence ATGATGCTCGAGCTATATCTCTATCGCTGCACTGACGGCTGGGCAGTACGTCGTGAGCTCGAGGATATGCCGCACAAGACATTCAAGCAGGAAGCCGAAGCCCGTGAGTACGCTGAGACTCTCGCCCATATCAAGGGATACAAGCTCTATGTCATCCGCGACGGAGGCACTGGGCGAGACCGCGTACTGTGA
- a CDS encoding HNH endonuclease produces the protein MCGGKTTASHGYCEAHADRAINWGKSKRGGQGRGGRPWRRLRNAILKRDRYLCQPCERMNRITPATEVDHIVGKAQGGTDAADNLEAICKACHQTKTASEALAARSGD, from the coding sequence ATGTGTGGTGGCAAGACGACTGCCTCTCACGGGTACTGCGAGGCGCATGCCGATCGCGCCATCAACTGGGGCAAGAGTAAGCGAGGCGGGCAAGGCCGAGGTGGTCGGCCATGGCGGCGACTGAGAAACGCGATTCTCAAGCGTGATCGCTATCTCTGCCAGCCATGCGAGCGCATGAATCGCATCACGCCAGCTACTGAAGTTGATCACATTGTGGGTAAGGCTCAGGGCGGCACAGACGCCGCTGACAACCTCGAGGCGATCTGCAAGGCCTGCCATCAGACCAAGACGGCAAGCGAGGCGCTGGCGGCCAGATCAGGCGACTGA